In Myxococcota bacterium, the genomic window CGTGGGCCACGCGCTCGAGTTCGTGCAGACCGACGTGCTGGCGCGTCACCAGCGGCTGCGCGGTCGCGAGGTGCGCTTTCTCTCGGGCACGGACGACAACGCGCTGAAGAACGTGCAGTCGGCCGAGGCGGCGGGCATGGCTGTCGCCGACTTCGTGCGCGTGAACGCGCAGCGCTTCGCGGACCTGCACGACGGGCTCGATCTCTCGAACGACGACTTCATCCGCACCGCGTCGGACCCGAGACACCGGCCGGGCGTCGAGGCCATCTGGCGCGCGTGCGCCGACGCCGGCGACGTGTACACCAAGAGCTACCAGGGGCTGTACTGCGTGGGCTGCGAGCAGTTCTATCTCCCCTCGGAGCTCGTCGACGGCAAGTGTCCCGAGCACCTGACCGTGCCCACGCTGGTCTCGGAGGAGAATTACTTCTTCCGTCTCTCCCGGTACCAGGAGGCGCTGCACGACGCGATCTCGCGCGACGTGCTCCAGATCCTGCCCTCGACCCGCAAGAACGAGATCCTGCGCTTCATCGAGGGCGGGCTCGACGACTTCAGCATCTCGCGCTCGGCCGAGCGCGCGCGGGGCTGGGGCATTCCCGTGCCCGGCGATCCGGCGCAGATCATGTACGTGTGGTTCGACGCGCTCGGCAACTACATCAGCGCGCTCGGCTACGGCGGCTCGGACGAGTCACTCTACAAGCGCTTCTGGCTCGAGAACGAGGAGCGCGTGCACGTGATCGGCAAGGGCATCCTGCGCTTCCACGCCGTGTACTGGCCGGCGATGCTGCTCTCGGCCAAGCAGCCGCCCCCGCGGCGCATCCTGGTGCACGACTATCTCACCGTCGACGGCCAGAAGATTTCGAAGTCACTGGGCAACACCGCCGATCCGTTCGAGCTGGCGGCGCGCTACGGCAAGGACGCCCTGCGCTGGTGGATGCTGCGCGAGGTGCCGCAGACCGGCGACGCCGACTTCTCGGTCGCGCGCTTGATCGCCCGCGCGAACGAGGACCTGGCGAACGACCTGGGCAACCTCTTGCACCGCACCATGGCCATGCTGGTGCGCTACCGCGGCGGCGCGCTGCCGGCCGAGGGTCCGTGGGACCCCGACGCCGCGAAGCTGGAGCGCGAGCTGCCCACCGTGGGCGCGCGCATCGACGAGTGTCTCGCGGACTTCGACTTCCGCGGCGCGCTCGAGGCGGTGTGGAGCCTCGTCTCCGAGGCCAACAAGTTCATCGAGCGGCGCAAGCCCTGGGAGCTGTACAAGGCCGAGCAGGCCGGCGGCAGCCGCGCCGCGCTCGACGCCGTGTTCCACTCACTCTACGCCACGCTGCGCGCGGTCGCGCGCGAGCTCGCGCCCTTCATTCCGGGCGCGGCTTCGGAGATGTCGGCGCGGCTGGCGCGCGCCGCTACCCCCGGCGAGAAGCCGCTGTTCGCGCGAATCGAGAGCTGAGCGCGAGCAGCGCGACCACGAGCGCCAGGACCTCGGGCTCGGGCAGGGCCGCGAGCGCGAGCTGTCCGATGAAGCTGTGCACGACCGTCGTGGGGTGGATCGAGTCCCAGAACAAGTACTGGTCCGGGTTCGCGCATGTGCTCGACGACGTCTTGCAGGGATCGACCACGTCGCTGAGTCCGTAGGCGGCCGGGTTCGCGACCATGGCCTGGAACAGCGTGTACACGTCGGCGCGGTAGATCGTGATGCCGAGCGCCGAGGCCAGCGGGGCGAGCGCGGCGTCGAGCTGGGCGTTCCCATAGAGGCTGAGCAGGTTCGCCTGGGTCGGGTCCGCCCCGACTTGTGCGGCCAGCGGCAAGAGGCCCCCGTTCGGCAGGTTGGGCACCAGGAAGTACTGCGCGCCGGTGCCGGCGAGCTGAGTGATTGCGCTGGCGATGTTGATCGCCGCCTGGTTGGCGGCCGCCACCGGGTCGCCGCCGCCCAACGCCGCGGCGATGGCGTCGTTGCCGCCCGCCCAGACCGTGTAGAGCGTCGAGCTGCCCAGGTGATCGGGCGCCGCGACGAAGCCGCTCACCTGCGTGAGCAGGCCGGTGGTCGTGCCGTTCACGTTGCCGGTGCCGGAGGTGGCCCCGCCGATCGCGTAGTCCTTGGTGCTGGCCGCGGGAATCGCGAGCGAGCTCGCGAGATACTCCTCCCACACCGGGCCGTTCGAGAAGCGGCCTCCATAGCCGGGCGGCGTCGCGGGGCCGGAGCCCGTGTCCGACAGGCTGTCGCCGAACGAGATCAGTGAGTCGAACGACGCGGCGAACGCCGGCTGCCCGAACGACAGGCACAGGGTGAGTGCGACGAACGCGATGCGGCGCATGGTCTCCCTCCCGGGATGCGGATGCGGATGCGCCGCCAGTATGTCACGGGTCGGAGGGACTGCGCGAGATTTTCGAGGGGCTCCGCCCCCCGGTCAGTAGGTCCCGCCGAGCTTGGAGTGGTCCCACGAGACGATGCGCTCGGGCCGGACGCGAATCACGTAGCGCTTTTCAGCATTCTTTCGCATCGCGTCCTGGATCTGCTTCGAGGCAGCCGGGTCCTTGGGCAGGCCCTCGCCGCGGCCGCCGGCGCGCAGCAGCGTGTCCACGGCCAGCACGAAGTCGTCGACCAGCTCCGCGTTGCCGTACATGACCACGCCCTTCAGCTCGGCATACTCGCTGCCCTCCTCGCACAGGAGTGACACGCGCGGGTCGCGCTGGATGTTCTTGATCTTCTGACTCGTGCGGTAGGTGGCCATGCGGATCGCCCCGTCCGGGTCGCGCGCGAACCACATGGGCATCGGATGCGGGAACCCGCCGACGCCGTTCGAGACGATGGTCATGGTCTTCTTGGACTCGAGGAACTTCGCGACCTCGTCCGGGGTCATGGTGATCAGGCTGCGTCTGGACATGGCCCGATCTTACCGCCTCGCTTGCGGTGATTTCTCGGTGGTGCTCTCCTAGGTCGAATGCTTTCGATCGACCTCACGGGGAAGCGCGCGTTCGTCGCCGGCATCGCCGACGACTGGGGGTTCGGATTCGCGATCGCCAAGCGCCTGGCCGAGGCGGGCGCGACGGTCTGCGCAGGCACCTGGCCGCCCGCCTACGGGATCTTCACCAAGATGCTCGAGCGCGGGAAGATCGGCGATTCGCTGCGCTTCGCCTCGGGCGGAGCCCTGGCCTTCGAGCGCATATTGCCGCTCGACGCCGAGTGGGACACGCTCGCGGACGTGCCGGTCGAGGTGCGCGAGAACCGCCGCTACAAGGAGCACGACGACTTCACGATCCAGGGCGCGGCCAACCGACTCACCGCCGAGTTCGGCGAGCAGCCGCTCGACATCGTGGTGCACTCGATCGCGAACGGCTCCGAGGTGAAGAACGCGCTGCTCGACACCAGCCGCCGGGGCTATCTCTCGGCGGTGTCGGCGAGCGCCTACTCGTTCGTGTCGCTCGTGCAGCGCCTGGGGCCGCTGCTGCGGCCCCGCGGCGCGTTCCTGTCACTCACCTATCTCGCGGGCGAGCGGGTGATTCCCGGCTACGGGGGCGGCATGTCGTCGGCCAAGGCGGCGCTCGAGAGCGATACACGCACGCTGGCGTTCGAGGCCGGCCGCCGCTTCGGCGCGCGCGTGAACGCGATCTCGGCCGGGCCGTGGGCCTCGCGCGCCGCGTCGGCGATCGGCTTCATCGAGACCATGATCGACTACGCCAAGCGCAACTCGCCGCTGCCCGAGCCGATCGACGCCGACGAGGTGGGCACGACCGCCGCATTTCTGTGTAGCCCGCTCGCCAGCGGCATCACCGGCGCGACCGTGTTCGTCGACAAGGGCTATCACGCGATGGGCGTCGCGGTCGACGCCAAGTCCGCGGGAGAGCCCGCCAAGGAATGAGCGCGGGCGCCCCGCGCACGGCGTTCGTGCTCGCCGGCGGCGGCAGCCTCGGTGCGGTCGAGGTCGGCATGCTGCAGGCGCTGGTCGAGGCGCACGTGCGGCCCGACCTGATGGTCGGCTCGTCGGCGGGCGCGGTGAACGCCGCCTTCTTCGCGGGCCGACCCGATGCCGACGGCGTGCACGCGCTGCGCGGAATCTGGGCCAGCCTGCGCCCGCGCGACGTGTTCCCCTTCTCGCCGGTCGGCGGCCTGCTCGGCGCGCTCGCGCTGCGCGACCACATGGTCGACTCCGGCCCCTTCGAGAGACTGCTGACTCGCAACATGCCCTACCGGAACCTCGAAGACGCCGAGATTCCGGTGACCGTGGTGGCCGCGAACGTGCTGAACGGGCGCGAGGCGCTGCTCTCCAAGGGGAAAGCGGTCCCGGCGGTGCTCGCCAGCGCGGCCATTCCCGGCGTGTTTCCCCCGGTGAAGATCGACGGCACCTACTACTTCGACGGCAGCGTGGCGAGCAACACGCCGATCTCGGCCGCGCTCGAGCTCGGCGCCGAGCGGATCGTGGTGCTGCCCACGGGTTACTCGTGCGAGATGAAGAGCCCGCCCACCAGCGCCCTGGCCATGGCGCTGCACGGCATCAACGTGCTGGTCGCGCGCCAGCTCGTGGTCGACGTGGAGCGCTTCATGGACCACGCGCTGATCCGGGTCGTGCCCCCGCTGTGCCCGGTGAACGTGCACCCGTTCG contains:
- a CDS encoding methionine--tRNA ligase, with the protein product VGHALEFVQTDVLARHQRLRGREVRFLSGTDDNALKNVQSAEAAGMAVADFVRVNAQRFADLHDGLDLSNDDFIRTASDPRHRPGVEAIWRACADAGDVYTKSYQGLYCVGCEQFYLPSELVDGKCPEHLTVPTLVSEENYFFRLSRYQEALHDAISRDVLQILPSTRKNEILRFIEGGLDDFSISRSAERARGWGIPVPGDPAQIMYVWFDALGNYISALGYGGSDESLYKRFWLENEERVHVIGKGILRFHAVYWPAMLLSAKQPPPRRILVHDYLTVDGQKISKSLGNTADPFELAARYGKDALRWWMLREVPQTGDADFSVARLIARANEDLANDLGNLLHRTMAMLVRYRGGALPAEGPWDPDAAKLERELPTVGARIDECLADFDFRGALEAVWSLVSEANKFIERRKPWELYKAEQAGGSRAALDAVFHSLYATLRAVARELAPFIPGAASEMSARLARAATPGEKPLFARIES
- a CDS encoding SGNH/GDSL hydrolase family protein; protein product: MRRIAFVALTLCLSFGQPAFAASFDSLISFGDSLSDTGSGPATPPGYGGRFSNGPVWEEYLASSLAIPAASTKDYAIGGATSGTGNVNGTTTGLLTQVSGFVAAPDHLGSSTLYTVWAGGNDAIAAALGGGDPVAAANQAAINIASAITQLAGTGAQYFLVPNLPNGGLLPLAAQVGADPTQANLLSLYGNAQLDAALAPLASALGITIYRADVYTLFQAMVANPAAYGLSDVVDPCKTSSSTCANPDQYLFWDSIHPTTVVHSFIGQLALAALPEPEVLALVVALLALSSRFARTAASRRG
- a CDS encoding pyridoxamine 5'-phosphate oxidase family protein, with the protein product MSRRSLITMTPDEVAKFLESKKTMTIVSNGVGGFPHPMPMWFARDPDGAIRMATYRTSQKIKNIQRDPRVSLLCEEGSEYAELKGVVMYGNAELVDDFVLAVDTLLRAGGRGEGLPKDPAASKQIQDAMRKNAEKRYVIRVRPERIVSWDHSKLGGTY
- a CDS encoding enoyl-[acyl-carrier-protein] reductase, giving the protein MLSIDLTGKRAFVAGIADDWGFGFAIAKRLAEAGATVCAGTWPPAYGIFTKMLERGKIGDSLRFASGGALAFERILPLDAEWDTLADVPVEVRENRRYKEHDDFTIQGAANRLTAEFGEQPLDIVVHSIANGSEVKNALLDTSRRGYLSAVSASAYSFVSLVQRLGPLLRPRGAFLSLTYLAGERVIPGYGGGMSSAKAALESDTRTLAFEAGRRFGARVNAISAGPWASRAASAIGFIETMIDYAKRNSPLPEPIDADEVGTTAAFLCSPLASGITGATVFVDKGYHAMGVAVDAKSAGEPAKE
- a CDS encoding patatin-like phospholipase family protein; this translates as MSAGAPRTAFVLAGGGSLGAVEVGMLQALVEAHVRPDLMVGSSAGAVNAAFFAGRPDADGVHALRGIWASLRPRDVFPFSPVGGLLGALALRDHMVDSGPFERLLTRNMPYRNLEDAEIPVTVVAANVLNGREALLSKGKAVPAVLASAAIPGVFPPVKIDGTYYFDGSVASNTPISAALELGAERIVVLPTGYSCEMKSPPTSALAMALHGINVLVARQLVVDVERFMDHALIRVVPPLCPVNVHPFDFSAATELMSRAAKTTRAWLDRGGLDHTGIPFELPPHSHEVI